From Prochlorococcus sp. MIT 1223, the proteins below share one genomic window:
- the hemE gene encoding uroporphyrinogen decarboxylase encodes MSNSKPLLLRAACGESVDRPPVWMMRQAGRYMQVYRDLRDRYPSFRDRSENPDLSYEISMQPFRAFKPDGVILFSDILTPLPGMGIQFDIIESKGPIIQDPIRNIDQVSSLRKLVPAESMGFVGEVLGRLRESVKNEAAVLGFVGAPWTLAAYVVEGKSSKNYSIIKSMAFQEPDLLHKLLNHFAESIAIYLRYQIDSGAQVVQMFDSWAGQLSPIDYDTFAAPYQKKVVDLVKETHPNTPVILYISGSAGVIERMGSTGVDIVSLDWTVDMAEGCARLPKGIGIQGNVDPGLLFGSPNAIKERIIDTVKKAKGRSHILNLGHGILPGTPEDNAKIFFETGKSINEYI; translated from the coding sequence ATGAGTAATTCTAAGCCCTTATTACTTCGTGCAGCCTGTGGTGAATCAGTAGATCGTCCACCAGTTTGGATGATGCGCCAAGCTGGAAGGTATATGCAGGTATACCGAGATCTGCGTGATCGCTATCCCAGTTTCAGGGATAGATCTGAAAACCCAGATTTGTCTTATGAAATATCTATGCAACCATTTAGAGCCTTCAAGCCAGATGGTGTAATACTTTTTTCAGATATTCTTACTCCCTTGCCTGGCATGGGTATTCAATTTGACATTATTGAAAGCAAAGGACCAATAATTCAAGATCCAATAAGAAATATTGATCAGGTCAGCTCTCTGAGAAAACTAGTTCCAGCAGAAAGCATGGGCTTTGTTGGAGAAGTTCTTGGGAGGTTAAGAGAAAGTGTTAAAAATGAAGCAGCTGTATTGGGATTCGTTGGAGCTCCATGGACTCTTGCAGCGTATGTCGTAGAAGGAAAAAGCAGTAAAAATTATTCAATAATTAAGTCGATGGCCTTCCAAGAACCCGACTTACTCCATAAACTTCTTAACCATTTTGCTGAATCAATTGCAATTTATCTGCGTTATCAAATTGATTCAGGTGCGCAAGTAGTTCAAATGTTTGACTCCTGGGCTGGACAATTGAGTCCCATCGATTACGACACGTTTGCAGCTCCTTATCAGAAGAAAGTCGTAGATCTAGTTAAAGAAACTCATCCTAATACTCCCGTAATTCTATATATTTCTGGGAGTGCAGGAGTAATAGAAAGAATGGGTAGTACAGGGGTAGATATTGTTTCTCTTGATTGGACCGTTGATATGGCAGAAGGATGTGCAAGACTTCCAAAGGGAATAGGGATTCAAGGGAATGTTGATCCTGGCCTACTATTTGGCTCACCAAATGCCATTAAAGAAAGAATTATAGATACCGTAAAAAAGGCCAAAGGAAGATCTCATATCCTCAATCTTGGGCATGGAATTCTCCCAGGGACTCCAGAAGATAATGCAAAAATTTTCTTTGAGACTGGAAAAAGTATCAATGAATATATTTAA
- the glgB gene encoding 1,4-alpha-glucan branching protein GlgB, with protein sequence MATSVIFDWLAKEGQKLSECKHDSPFSILGPQAHEDKWIIRAWVPEAEKVCLLINQQEIELTNPNHPWIFETILSKNPGSKYQLKVNRAAIQHIQNDPWAFRDEWMGEVDRHLFAEGNHHHIWEKMGAHLVEREGVKGSMFCLWAPNARSVSVIGEINSWDGRHHPMQKRLGGIWELFIPGINEGCLYKYEIRSQEGHCYQKADPYGFHHEIRPATGSIVSKLNNYDWEDSHWINNRDTSNPLDQPIAVYEMHLGSWLHASANEPFIEKTGEARECVPAAELKPGTRLLTYKELADKLIPYIKEKGFTHIELMPISEHPFDGSWGYQVTGWYAPTSRYGSPNEFRAFVDRCHQEGIGIILDWVPGHFPKDSHGLAFFDGSHLYEHSDPRIGEHKEWGTLIFNYSRNEVRNFLVANLIYWFDQFHIDGIRVDAVASMLYRDYLRPEGEWIPNENGGNENFEAVKFLQQANHVLFQNFAGALSIAEESTTWPGVTQPTDIGGLGFNLKWNMGWMHDMLDYFELDPWFRQFHQNNVTFSICYNFTENFMLALSHDEVVHGKSNLLNKMPGDDWQKHANTRALLAYMWTHPGKKTIFMGMEFGQRKEWNVWDDLEWELTKYEPHKGIQRLISDLNKLYKSQPALWKDDFDEYGFQWIDCNDNKNSVISFMRREKTDGEWLVVIANFTPQGHSNYKVGVPVNGFYEELLNTDGENYGGSNMGNMGGKFTDEWHIHGYDYSIDLSLPPLSVLVLKHNPSKSIGKGS encoded by the coding sequence ATGGCTACAAGTGTTATTTTCGACTGGCTGGCCAAAGAAGGGCAAAAGCTTTCAGAGTGCAAACATGACAGTCCCTTTTCTATCCTAGGGCCTCAAGCACATGAAGATAAATGGATAATTAGAGCTTGGGTACCTGAGGCAGAGAAGGTATGTCTATTAATTAACCAACAAGAAATTGAACTAACCAATCCAAATCATCCATGGATTTTCGAGACAATCCTCAGTAAAAACCCTGGTTCCAAATATCAATTAAAAGTCAATAGAGCAGCAATACAACATATTCAAAATGATCCTTGGGCTTTTAGAGATGAATGGATGGGAGAAGTAGATAGGCATCTTTTTGCTGAAGGGAATCATCATCATATTTGGGAAAAGATGGGCGCTCACCTTGTCGAAAGAGAAGGAGTTAAGGGTTCGATGTTTTGCCTTTGGGCTCCAAATGCTAGAAGCGTTTCTGTTATTGGAGAAATTAATTCTTGGGACGGTCGGCATCATCCAATGCAAAAAAGGCTTGGAGGTATTTGGGAATTATTCATTCCAGGAATCAATGAAGGTTGCCTTTACAAGTATGAGATACGCTCTCAAGAGGGACACTGCTACCAAAAAGCTGATCCTTATGGCTTCCACCATGAAATAAGACCGGCAACCGGCTCGATCGTATCTAAATTAAATAATTACGATTGGGAGGATTCTCATTGGATTAACAATCGAGACACAAGTAATCCCCTTGATCAACCTATTGCAGTTTATGAAATGCATCTAGGTAGTTGGTTGCACGCTTCTGCTAACGAACCATTTATAGAAAAGACCGGAGAAGCAAGAGAATGCGTTCCAGCCGCTGAATTAAAGCCTGGTACAAGACTTTTAACTTACAAAGAACTTGCAGACAAATTAATTCCCTATATCAAAGAGAAAGGTTTTACTCATATTGAGTTAATGCCAATATCAGAGCATCCGTTTGATGGCTCATGGGGATATCAAGTTACTGGATGGTATGCACCAACAAGTAGATATGGATCTCCTAATGAATTCAGAGCATTTGTTGATAGATGTCATCAGGAAGGCATTGGAATAATTTTAGATTGGGTACCTGGACATTTCCCAAAAGATAGTCATGGTTTGGCCTTCTTTGATGGGAGTCATCTTTATGAACATTCAGATCCTCGAATTGGAGAGCATAAAGAATGGGGGACCCTAATTTTTAATTACAGTCGAAATGAGGTTCGTAATTTCCTTGTCGCAAATTTAATTTATTGGTTTGATCAATTTCATATTGATGGAATACGTGTTGATGCTGTTGCCTCAATGCTTTATAGGGATTATTTAAGGCCTGAAGGAGAATGGATCCCAAATGAGAATGGCGGAAATGAAAATTTTGAAGCTGTTAAATTCCTTCAACAAGCAAATCATGTTCTTTTTCAAAATTTTGCTGGTGCTCTATCAATTGCAGAAGAGTCAACAACTTGGCCAGGAGTCACTCAACCTACTGATATAGGAGGACTAGGATTCAACCTCAAATGGAATATGGGTTGGATGCATGACATGCTTGATTATTTTGAACTAGATCCATGGTTTAGACAATTTCACCAAAACAATGTAACTTTCTCAATTTGTTATAACTTTACTGAAAACTTTATGCTTGCACTAAGTCATGATGAAGTAGTTCATGGCAAAAGTAATTTATTAAATAAGATGCCAGGTGACGACTGGCAAAAGCATGCAAACACAAGAGCACTTCTGGCCTATATGTGGACTCATCCTGGCAAGAAAACAATCTTTATGGGTATGGAGTTTGGGCAAAGAAAAGAATGGAATGTATGGGATGATCTTGAGTGGGAACTTACGAAATATGAACCCCATAAAGGTATTCAAAGATTAATTTCAGATCTTAACAAGCTTTATAAATCTCAGCCTGCATTATGGAAAGACGATTTTGACGAATATGGTTTCCAATGGATTGATTGTAATGACAATAAAAACTCTGTAATCAGTTTCATGAGAAGGGAGAAAACGGATGGAGAATGGCTTGTTGTTATAGCTAATTTCACACCTCAAGGCCACTCAAACTACAAAGTTGGAGTACCCGTCAATGGGTTCTATGAAGAGCTTCTAAATACTGATGGGGAAAACTATGGGGGCTCAAATATGGGCAATATGGGAGGTAAATTTACGGATGAATGGCATATTCATGGTTACGATTATTCCATCGATTTATCATTACCACCTCTTAGTGTTCTAGTGCTAAAGCACAATCCATCTAAGTCAATTGGAAAAGGTTCTTGA
- a CDS encoding CocE/NonD family hydrolase has translation MEKISYRDEYLILDDGVKLSSRVWLPNNGRGPWPALLMRQPYGKEIASTVTYLHPSYFASHGFLVIIQDVRGQGSSEGDFSGFSQEASDTTRTHKWVRDLPECNGLLGTYGFSYQGLTQLVSIPNSTPPDCLAPAMTGLNESDHWSCEGGAFWWHIGLSWGLQLAAQKVKRLKNKNGWLEIRKSLENGSYLRDGPQILEKYDPQGMAMQWLNKSKNNSKSWTIHKPSKDWLIKPMLLIGGWWDPHLIGILDIYQHALQAGGRPYLHIGPATHLQWWEGTEHLLLNFFKYHLQEQTKLGFSSNYKHLWNLTTKKWEKSEFNSKIMPEWWGLATEGKACVNTDDGILKSNSNSSGHIVIVHDPWRPFPAIGGHLSPQPGETDRKELDKRFDVATFTTSKLNKLIRLEGIPIVELEASSDKKGFDIYIALSIVNEEQTKVSQLSTGFLRVIGTNAMEPKVRKIKLQPLLADFKEGTRLRLSIAGAAWPAIGINPGDDNLSCGAPDSDCLVTTISINISKSKLYISPLLDQEISRKGGKQIKL, from the coding sequence TTGGAAAAAATAAGCTATAGAGATGAATATTTAATTCTTGATGATGGAGTAAAACTAAGCTCAAGAGTATGGCTTCCCAATAATGGAAGGGGCCCTTGGCCAGCCTTATTGATGCGACAACCTTATGGAAAAGAAATTGCTTCAACAGTGACTTACCTACATCCTAGTTACTTTGCGAGCCATGGTTTTCTAGTAATTATTCAAGATGTTCGCGGACAAGGTAGCTCTGAAGGTGATTTTTCAGGGTTTTCGCAAGAAGCTTCTGATACAACTAGAACTCATAAATGGGTTAGGGATTTACCTGAATGCAATGGCTTATTAGGTACATATGGATTCTCATACCAAGGCCTTACTCAACTAGTTTCAATACCTAATTCAACACCTCCTGACTGCTTAGCCCCAGCCATGACAGGACTTAATGAGAGCGATCACTGGAGTTGCGAGGGTGGTGCTTTTTGGTGGCACATAGGGCTCTCTTGGGGATTACAACTGGCTGCACAAAAAGTTAAACGTCTTAAAAATAAGAATGGATGGTTAGAGATAAGAAAAAGTCTTGAAAATGGAAGCTACCTTAGAGATGGGCCTCAAATATTAGAAAAATATGATCCTCAAGGGATGGCAATGCAATGGCTCAATAAATCAAAAAACAATTCGAAAAGTTGGACTATCCATAAACCCTCAAAAGATTGGCTAATTAAACCTATGCTTTTAATTGGAGGTTGGTGGGATCCTCATTTAATTGGAATACTTGATATCTATCAACATGCTTTACAAGCTGGAGGTAGACCTTACCTACATATTGGGCCTGCAACTCATCTACAATGGTGGGAGGGGACTGAGCATCTGTTACTGAATTTTTTTAAATACCATCTTCAAGAACAAACTAAATTAGGTTTCTCATCGAACTATAAACATCTCTGGAATTTAACCACTAAGAAATGGGAAAAATCAGAATTTAATAGCAAAATAATGCCCGAATGGTGGGGGTTAGCCACAGAGGGCAAAGCTTGTGTAAATACTGATGATGGGATTTTAAAAAGCAACTCAAATAGCTCTGGACATATTGTTATAGTCCATGACCCCTGGAGACCATTCCCAGCTATAGGTGGACATTTAAGCCCTCAGCCTGGCGAGACAGACAGGAAGGAATTAGACAAAAGATTTGACGTAGCTACTTTTACTACTTCTAAATTAAATAAGTTAATCAGACTAGAAGGTATACCAATAGTTGAATTAGAAGCTTCATCAGATAAGAAGGGGTTTGATATTTACATAGCCTTATCAATAGTTAATGAAGAGCAAACAAAAGTTTCACAACTTTCAACTGGTTTTCTAAGAGTTATTGGAACTAATGCAATGGAACCCAAAGTAAGAAAAATAAAACTTCAACCCTTACTTGCTGACTTCAAAGAAGGCACCAGACTTCGTCTATCAATTGCTGGAGCTGCATGGCCAGCTATTGGGATCAACCCAGGGGACGATAATCTTTCTTGTGGAGCCCCAGACTCTGATTGCTTGGTTACTACTATTTCAATTAATATTTCAAAATCAAAGCTTTATATCTCTCCCCTTCTTGATCAAGAAATCTCAAGAAAGGGCGGTAAGCAGATTAAGCTCTAA
- a CDS encoding DUF4332 domain-containing protein, with protein sequence MKTQDPFKNIPKNFQEEKKILLSLGINSWAQIKRLKDEELTKITQTTMATSRNLKRLRCIANLICDLKVSLGEAALLMHSGVSTIQALSVLSPAELVQKTGRFERFLKTGRQPIINLQKAHSLITKAIKHNHQIGLDQKQH encoded by the coding sequence TTGAAAACACAAGACCCCTTTAAAAACATTCCAAAAAATTTTCAAGAAGAAAAGAAAATTCTTTTGTCACTAGGAATAAATTCATGGGCTCAAATCAAGAGATTAAAAGATGAGGAACTAACAAAAATAACCCAAACAACAATGGCCACCTCAAGGAATCTCAAACGACTACGGTGTATAGCTAATCTTATCTGTGATCTTAAAGTTTCTTTAGGAGAAGCCGCTTTACTGATGCATTCAGGAGTATCAACTATTCAAGCTTTGTCTGTATTATCCCCTGCAGAATTGGTCCAAAAGACTGGTCGTTTTGAACGTTTCCTAAAGACTGGTCGACAACCCATTATTAATCTCCAAAAAGCTCATTCATTAATTACAAAAGCAATTAAACACAATCATCAAATCGGCTTAGACCAAAAGCAACATTAA
- a CDS encoding Ycf51 family protein, translating into MSISQILQDATTWFAWLGLVLLILTILFFIFNWNGKFRLVGSTIFTLLLSASCWAFTESYRPPINIEGAIYTPIVYDNGYDLVVAQAPNDFPKEAIQPTLEQIASNLKGVGRNRSLVNVRLRKVEDLGNGVSKPVIIGEVLRDVVKNITLPIPNSIDLNTDGEIPSQIKTEADLIEDDSQQIEIQTDLG; encoded by the coding sequence ATGTCCATTTCTCAAATACTTCAAGATGCAACCACTTGGTTTGCGTGGTTAGGATTAGTCCTACTAATACTCACTATTTTATTTTTCATATTCAATTGGAATGGCAAGTTTAGGCTTGTTGGGTCAACTATATTCACCCTCTTACTTTCTGCAAGTTGTTGGGCATTTACAGAAAGTTATAGGCCTCCCATTAACATTGAAGGTGCTATATATACCCCAATCGTTTATGACAATGGTTACGACCTTGTCGTAGCCCAAGCACCTAATGACTTTCCAAAAGAAGCAATACAACCGACCCTTGAACAAATAGCTAGTAACCTAAAGGGTGTAGGAAGAAATAGATCTTTAGTTAATGTTCGTCTGAGGAAAGTAGAAGACTTAGGAAATGGAGTTAGTAAACCAGTAATTATAGGAGAAGTCCTAAGAGATGTTGTAAAGAACATCACCTTGCCTATTCCCAACTCAATTGATCTGAATACTGATGGGGAAATCCCAAGTCAAATAAAAACAGAAGCAGATCTAATCGAAGATGATTCCCAGCAAATCGAAATTCAAACGGATCTAGGTTGA
- a CDS encoding translocation/assembly module TamB domain-containing protein translates to MGVKRKYLKVLRATLMGGSLIAIGVIGFSSADWLAKKIIEWYQPKLEEDLSKKLGHPLLIGQYNGLRPWGISLGPTKLLAGYKDKSTANVSNLKVQVAPISSLLNRRPVLIFTLSKARVNLTRNNKGSYWVLGTSKGSKSPNLELQFRLNDSSEIFFEPSKILVKPNSRIKLNLAESKVKGDLRLDLPKYGSLQVKGNGNWNKLEFEAKAGLRKFQLEALDGVLPTNLSLKTKGTVNGALYLGVKDGTFSCEGALGIYGFHLEGGALKDSLTSNNAALTCQDNLVRLPLTTFKYGIWTADITGNIPFDDSKNLRLGLSSLVKIEDNSQARLELKASLPFFFKEAGLTAGVLVADFTLDDYPLNSLGAFTGQSLSGNLSSNGKVEGPLSELTTNLSFSLENPQFSSIRLQEKWSGNFIGFSGKGGELEMKSVGAALPASISANLDANWGLDFLTIRRLGGDISVTRDQQSYVWSARDFRLDRIELALPPEKRFKRIFGKLSGSGNFAPNPLSLNGNLLLGYPRLTGLKLKEAQIVGNYFDKTYAINGELYPLDQGKISISTKGRVNGSLWSRTELKKISPAWLISTAIQLPKVNIQTPSSDGRAKDLGGFAINPKRESLDNQLREWIRSIIALSKDQQLKEIKEIINPNDIKGFVNGVIDVQGENLQKLNIDLKASGKLWPKSQKIKKETDIKPFGVTIKGPLQIGWGEFTFENIPFSLLSLFVPSPTGLTGMFGLNGRYRLGNRKPELTADLVFNEVGLGKNKLLLKKGKIDISESILKLDIKLQNSLSTKPLTLIGDVPLVESLPINLRIESHGDGINFVDDLFENEIEWKAGSADIRLLITGTIDKPKANGFLVLKNGEILLNEKLLNDINGTMLFDFNRVEIQQLSAKAGDIGVINGSGNISLFKEEEESNPLSIKINGVNLKSSFSDVLVSSKLVVRGALIKPVIGGEITVEKGSISTQRSGSTKKNKSKSKKISNGYGMSKTIQLPEQSWDRQSPLVLFIGNDNAPASKMVKSAIPKGFSSVSFDNLRLNLGPRLRIVSQPVASFEVEGFLLLNGGLDQTINASGLVRLLTGRVNLFTTTFVLDRREPNVAIFVPDMGLIPYVDVKLTTRIPETVIDPGEVSSSSDFATNGSSSIGIGGSRFVKVEVIATGPADRLKDNYQIRSKPPLPQSELLGLIGGNSLANLFKGNDSSVFADVLSRSLVSPVLGNISGAFNERLQINLYPAYVNTVAPESEVVDNQSANSSDENTDGLLSQQAWVTEVGIDLTDRISFLIQATPNRDDIPPQGTVVFQLNQNLGLQGSYDQNGNWQSLVEIFVRY, encoded by the coding sequence ATGGGAGTAAAGCGAAAATACTTAAAGGTTTTGAGAGCAACTCTCATGGGGGGCTCTTTGATTGCAATAGGCGTAATTGGTTTTTCTTCTGCAGATTGGTTGGCAAAGAAAATAATTGAGTGGTACCAGCCAAAGTTAGAAGAGGATCTTTCGAAAAAGCTTGGACACCCTTTGCTAATTGGACAATATAACGGATTAAGGCCCTGGGGCATATCCTTAGGTCCTACAAAATTATTAGCTGGTTATAAAGATAAATCAACAGCGAATGTATCTAACTTAAAAGTTCAGGTCGCCCCAATCTCAAGTTTGTTAAATAGGCGTCCAGTACTTATTTTTACTTTAAGTAAGGCAAGAGTTAATTTAACGCGGAATAATAAAGGTTCTTATTGGGTACTTGGAACATCTAAAGGAAGTAAGTCGCCAAATTTGGAACTTCAATTTCGTCTAAATGATTCTTCTGAGATATTCTTTGAGCCATCAAAGATATTAGTTAAACCAAATTCCAGGATAAAATTAAATCTCGCTGAAAGTAAGGTTAAGGGAGATTTGAGGCTTGATTTACCTAAATATGGCTCTTTGCAAGTAAAGGGAAATGGCAATTGGAATAAATTAGAGTTTGAAGCGAAAGCTGGATTAAGAAAATTTCAGTTAGAAGCTCTTGATGGCGTGTTGCCAACAAATTTAAGTTTAAAAACGAAAGGTACTGTTAATGGTGCTTTGTACTTAGGTGTGAAAGATGGAACCTTTAGTTGTGAAGGAGCACTAGGTATTTATGGATTCCATCTTGAAGGTGGGGCCTTGAAGGATTCCTTGACATCAAATAATGCAGCATTAACTTGTCAAGATAATTTAGTTCGCTTGCCATTAACTACTTTTAAATATGGAATATGGACTGCTGATATTACCGGAAATATTCCTTTTGATGATTCGAAAAACTTAAGATTGGGACTCTCTTCCTTAGTAAAGATTGAAGATAACTCTCAGGCGAGATTAGAGCTGAAGGCATCGTTACCTTTTTTCTTTAAAGAAGCAGGTTTGACTGCTGGTGTTTTAGTAGCTGACTTTACTTTGGATGACTATCCTTTAAATTCTTTAGGAGCATTCACTGGGCAATCATTATCTGGAAACCTTTCATCAAATGGCAAAGTTGAAGGTCCGTTATCTGAATTGACTACAAATTTGTCTTTTTCACTAGAAAACCCTCAATTCAGTAGTATTCGCTTACAAGAAAAATGGAGTGGAAATTTTATAGGTTTTTCTGGTAAAGGAGGAGAGTTGGAGATGAAATCTGTTGGAGCAGCCCTCCCTGCAAGCATTTCTGCAAATCTTGATGCAAATTGGGGTTTAGATTTTTTAACGATTAGACGCTTAGGTGGAGACATCTCTGTGACCAGAGATCAGCAGAGTTATGTATGGTCGGCTCGAGATTTTAGGTTGGATCGAATTGAACTAGCTCTTCCTCCTGAAAAGAGATTTAAAAGAATCTTTGGTAAATTATCTGGCTCTGGGAACTTCGCTCCAAACCCTCTTTCTTTAAACGGCAACTTATTGTTAGGCTATCCAAGATTAACAGGTCTTAAGTTAAAAGAAGCTCAGATAGTAGGGAATTACTTTGACAAGACTTACGCCATTAATGGCGAACTTTATCCATTAGATCAAGGGAAAATATCTATTTCTACAAAAGGTCGTGTTAATGGATCCTTATGGTCTAGAACAGAGCTAAAAAAAATAAGTCCTGCATGGTTGATTTCAACTGCAATTCAATTACCAAAAGTTAATATTCAAACACCTTCATCTGATGGACGTGCAAAAGATTTAGGGGGATTTGCTATTAACCCGAAAAGAGAATCTCTTGACAATCAGCTGAGAGAGTGGATACGTTCGATTATTGCTTTATCAAAAGATCAACAACTAAAGGAGATAAAGGAAATAATTAATCCTAACGATATAAAAGGATTTGTTAATGGTGTGATTGACGTACAAGGAGAGAATCTACAAAAGCTAAATATTGATTTAAAGGCTTCTGGAAAACTTTGGCCTAAATCTCAAAAGATCAAAAAGGAGACTGACATTAAACCATTTGGAGTCACTATTAAGGGACCCTTACAGATTGGTTGGGGTGAATTCACTTTTGAAAATATTCCTTTCTCTCTTCTTTCATTATTCGTACCTTCTCCTACTGGTTTGACAGGTATGTTTGGGCTAAATGGTAGATACCGATTGGGAAATAGAAAACCAGAGCTGACTGCGGATCTTGTTTTCAATGAAGTTGGTTTGGGAAAAAATAAATTGCTTTTAAAGAAAGGAAAGATTGATATTTCAGAATCAATTTTGAAGCTTGATATAAAGCTTCAAAATTCTTTGTCAACAAAACCCTTAACTTTAATTGGCGATGTTCCACTGGTTGAGTCTTTGCCAATCAATTTAAGGATAGAAAGTCATGGAGATGGTATTAATTTCGTTGATGATTTATTTGAAAATGAAATTGAGTGGAAGGCTGGCAGTGCTGATATTAGGTTGTTGATAACAGGAACGATAGATAAACCAAAGGCAAATGGTTTTTTGGTTCTAAAGAATGGAGAAATATTGCTCAACGAAAAACTTCTCAATGACATTAACGGTACAATGCTGTTTGACTTTAATAGAGTTGAAATACAACAACTAAGCGCGAAGGCAGGAGATATAGGTGTAATAAATGGTAGCGGTAATATCTCTTTGTTTAAGGAGGAGGAGGAAAGCAATCCCCTCTCTATAAAAATTAACGGTGTTAATCTTAAATCTTCTTTCTCAGATGTTCTAGTATCTTCGAAATTAGTAGTACGTGGAGCATTGATTAAACCTGTAATAGGCGGCGAAATTACAGTTGAAAAAGGTTCGATCTCCACTCAAAGATCTGGAAGTACAAAAAAAAATAAATCTAAATCTAAAAAGATATCTAATGGATATGGAATGAGTAAAACCATTCAATTACCTGAGCAAAGTTGGGATCGTCAATCACCACTAGTTTTATTTATTGGCAATGATAATGCTCCTGCAAGCAAGATGGTTAAATCAGCTATTCCTAAGGGATTCTCTTCTGTAAGTTTTGATAACCTAAGGTTAAATCTTGGTCCTCGACTCCGAATTGTTTCTCAACCTGTAGCTAGCTTTGAAGTGGAAGGTTTTCTTTTGTTGAATGGAGGATTAGATCAAACTATTAATGCCAGTGGATTAGTACGCCTACTGACTGGGCGGGTTAATTTATTTACGACTACTTTTGTCTTAGATAGGCGTGAGCCAAATGTAGCGATTTTTGTTCCTGATATGGGACTGATCCCTTATGTAGATGTTAAATTAACAACACGTATCCCTGAGACTGTAATCGATCCTGGAGAAGTGAGCTCTTCTAGTGATTTTGCTACTAATGGATCTAGCTCCATAGGGATAGGGGGATCACGTTTTGTGAAAGTAGAAGTAATTGCAACTGGACCGGCTGATCGTTTAAAAGACAACTATCAGATTAGAAGTAAGCCACCACTTCCTCAGAGTGAATTATTGGGTCTAATAGGTGGCAATTCACTGGCGAATTTATTTAAAGGTAACGATAGTTCTGTTTTTGCGGATGTCCTAAGTCGATCACTTGTTTCTCCTGTTTTGGGGAATATCAGTGGTGCTTTTAATGAGAGACTACAAATCAATCTTTATCCAGCATATGTAAACACAGTCGCCCCAGAGTCGGAAGTAGTCGATAATCAGTCAGCTAATAGCTCCGATGAGAACACTGACGGTTTGTTATCTCAACAAGCTTGGGTAACGGAAGTAGGGATTGATTTGACAGATAGAATAAGTTTTTTGATTCAAGCAACTCCAAATAGAGATGATATACCTCCTCAAGGAACTGTTGTTTTTCAGTTAAACCAGAACCTAGGATTACAAGGATCTTATGATCAAAATGGTAATTGGCAGAGCCTGGTTGAAATATTCGTTAGATATTGA